A region of the Borrelia parkeri genome:
AACAGACTTCACTTTATCAATATTTAAATCTTTTGGAAATTCTGCTCCCCATGTATTTTTTACACAATGCTTAGGCCAACCTTTACAATTAGCATTACTCAAAAAACTTACATGATTTTCACAATGCCAATCCTTAGTTGCAACAATGTGCTCAAAGCACTTCTGAAGTTGGTTTACCAAAGGGATAATCTCATTACCTTGAGGAACAGAAAGAGTCCCTGACTCCAAAAAATCGTTTTGGATATCTACTAAAATTAATGCTGCTTTCTTTAAATTAAAACTAAAAGGGATTCTTCCCATTAAACTGATTATAATCACTCCTCACAGTACTAAGATTATTATCTTAAAATACCGTCACTCATATCTGATATAATACAGAACTGTAATTTTAACACAAGAACAAAAATTAAAACACTTAAATTCTATATCTTATAAGTTATTATAGGATAATAATCTGATTTAAAATACAGAAATACCTTTATTATTACAATTAATAATCTTAAATTTATTAATTTAACTTCTTTAAGAATATTCACTAAATTAAAATTATATATAGCTAATTATTAGTTATATATAATAAGAATAAAATTAAAACAATAAGACATATAAAATGTTTTTCATTATTTTTAAATCTAAGCAATCTAAGGTTTAAATATCTCAAAAAGTCTTCGGGAATTAATATGATGTTTTCCGCCATAATATAACATTCTAGAACTTTTAACTTATATACATATTAAATGGTTTTTCATATCTTATAGCTAAACTTAAAGGTTTTATTAGGAACTTTACAATTAAAACCCCTAACAAAACCTTTAATTGGTTTTATAATTTCTTTTTCTGAAAGAGTGATACGTAAGTGTATCAAACCTTAAATAAACTATACAACAATTTTGTTAATTTTCAAATATCTATGTTTGAAATGAAAGAAATAATTTTTACTAATTTTGTATTTTTTAAATTATCCTGTGTTTTTTTGAGATATTTGTTAAA
Encoded here:
- a CDS encoding nicotinamidase; the encoded protein is MIIISLMGRIPFSFNLKKAALILVDIQNDFLESGTLSVPQGNEIIPLVNQLQKCFEHIVATKDWHCENHVSFLSNANCKGWPKHCVKNTWGAEFPKDLNIDKVKSVFLKGQDENYDSYSGFYDDSNKKKSTGLLDYLQFNGIDAVFIVGLALDFCVKETIIDAHNLGFQSYLITDATRSISSFPELIIMELKKLGILTCLARDIFNNFSLL